The following are encoded together in the Humulus lupulus chromosome 5, drHumLupu1.1, whole genome shotgun sequence genome:
- the LOC133778303 gene encoding B-type cell cycle switch protein ccs52A-like, whose protein sequence is MEEPSTVTPLSNQSSLRSLNSSSSQLNLPSTMTRTSLTLETLTPSRQIDRMINSNHSQSPSRTIYSDRFIPSRSGSNFALFDISPSANSPSEGREDQSSAYATLLRTALFGTDSGGVVTPATPEKRSLLMSPPSRNIFRYKTETRQSMHSLSPFGFDDAVPGVNHSPVKTPRKVPRSPYKVLDAPALQDDFYLNLVDWSSNNVLAVGLGNCVYLWNACSSKVTKLCDLGMDDSVCSVGWAQRGTHLAVGTSKGKVQIWDASRCRKVRSMEGHRLRVGALAWSSTMLSSGSRDKSILLRDIRAQEDFVSKLSGHKSEVCGLKWSYDNRELASGGNDNRLFVWNQHSTQPVLKYCEHTAAVKAIAWSPHLHGLLASGGGTADRCIRFWNTTTNSHLSCMDTGSQVCNLVWSKNVNELVSTHGYSQNQIIVWRYPTMSKLATLTGHSYRVLYLAISPDGQTIVTGAGDETLRFWNVFPSPKSQNTESEIGASSLGRTVIR, encoded by the exons ATGGAGGAACCTTCTACTGTAACACCGCTTAGCAACCAATCGTCTCTTAGAAGCCTTAATTCGTCCTCTTCGCAGCTTAATCTTCCTTCCACCATGACTCGGACCTCTCTTACTCTCGAAACCCTAACCCCATCTCGCCAAATCGACCGTATGATTAACTCGAACCATTCCCAATCACCGTCTCGAACTATATATTCTGATAGGTTCATCCCCAGTAGATCTGGTTCGAACTTTGCTCTATTTGACATCTCACCGTCGGCTAATTCTCCGTCCGAGGGTCGGGAGGACCAGTCTAGCGCCTATGCTACTCTTTTGCGGACAGCGCTTTTTGGGACAGATTCAGGAGGAGTCGTGACTCCTGCCACACCGGAGAAGCGGAGCTTGCTGATGAGCCCGCCTAGCCGGAATATATTTCGATACAAGACCGAGACTCGGCAGTCAATGCATTCGCTCTCACCGTTTGGGTTCGATGATGCGGTTCCTGGAGTTAATCATAGCCCTGTCAAGACTCCTAGGAAGGTTCCGAGGTCACCTTATAAG GTACTGGATGCGCCTGCATTGCAAGACGACTTTTATTTGAATCTTGTGGATTGGTCTTCGAACAATGTGTTGGCTGTTGGATTGGGCAATTGTGTTTACTTATGGAATGCCTGTAGTAGCAAG GTAACTAAGTTATGTGATTTGGGGATGGATGACAGTGTCTGTTCGGTGGGCTGGGCTCAGCGTGGAACACATCTTGCTGTCGGAACTAGCAAGGGAAAAGTCCAG ATATGGGATGCATCTCGCTGTAGGAAGGTAAGAAGTATGGAGGGCCATAGATTGCGGGTTGGGGCCTTGGCCTGGAGTTCAACTATGTTGTCTTCTGGTAGCCGAGACAAGAGTATTCTTCTCCGAGATATACGTGCACAGGAAGACTTTGTTAGTAAACTTTCTGGACACAAATCAGAG GTTTGTGGATTAAAGTGGTCCTATGATAACCGTGAGTTAGCATCAGGCGGTAATGATAATCGG CTATTTGTTTGGAATCAACATTCAACTCAACCAGTGTTAAAGTACTGTGAGCATACAGCTGCCGTGAAAGCTATTGCATGGTCTCCCCATCTTCATGGACTTCTGGCATCCGGTGGAGGAACTGCAGACAGATGTATTCGTTTCTGGAACACAACCACTAACTCACACTTGAGTTGCATGGACACCGGAAGTCAG GTGTGCAATCTCGTATGGTCTAAAAATGTGAATGAGCTTGTCAGTACTCATGGATACTCTCAAAACCAAATTATAGTTTGGAGATATCCAACCATGTCGAAg CTGGCAACTCTAACTGGCCATTCATACAGAGTTTTGTATCTTGCCATTTCACCAGATGGACAG ACGATTGTTACAGGAGCAGGAGATGAAACACTTAGATTTTGGAACGTATTCCCTTCTCCTAAATCCCAG